In Brachionichthys hirsutus isolate HB-005 unplaced genomic scaffold, CSIRO-AGI_Bhir_v1 contig_202, whole genome shotgun sequence, the genomic window GAGCCAGAGCATTTCCAAAAGTGCAGGTATTTTTGCATGTTCCTGGTTCGGAATCACTGACTCACAGCTGTTGGACTCTCAAATAAGCTCTGCTACAACACAAACCAGTGAAGTCAAATCAACCCATTTGTAGAGAACATGTTCGGATTCTCTTCATATTCTTGGGTAAATAATCTAGAGGTGTCTAAAAATGGATCACTGCCAAATGGTTCCACAGTTCCACAGCATCACACTGCATTGAAATGAGATGCATTGTTTCTCTGTACCATCATCCCCTGCCAAACAGATGTGACTGAAATCAATAACAGTACGGTGGCAGTAACGAAAAGGTATTGACAGGACATTGAATTCGATGATAGTTTAGGTGACATTAACACACTGTGAATTATGTCTTCATAGATTGGTTGGCTTCTTTAAGGATTGTGATGTAGAAGTTTGTCATCCCATGAGTCTGCATTGTCCTTTCTGTTTAGTTTCACACTGAGATTGGCATAGTCAGATCGAGCTACTTATGTCCTTTTAGCATTTTACCATCCAGTTCCATACAACATGGTGGGATTAGGGGGGGTTCATCCCGCTTAGAGTAGCTCTCATATCTTGAAATCAGAAGTTTCTCAACTTCTTAGTGAACCATATCTTAGCCTACAGTAGTTTCTTCACAAACCACAAGCTTGACGACCACTGGACCACCACAACACATTAAATGCAATGCTCATTGTTGAAGATGCATACAGTCGGAACCTCTGTATATTCTatgtgttcattttaaatatacataatTACGAGAGCCTACGGATACAGACGAGACAAACCAATACCACCAGATACGCTTAGGAACAATGTACAAACAATACATTGCAACTATGTTTGCTGACTGTATATATtactatatattatatttgtattatattatcACAATCAAAATAGATATAGAGAAAACCACCTACTCTTCTCTGTGAGACACATTAACCCTTATCACCTAATTAGCAATGTTCTGTGGTGCCAATGAAGAACAAGACTTCCCCACAGCAACAAGAGTAAATTCTTAAATGTCTGCATCCACATCATTTACATATACATTTGAATGAGGCTCACCTGCTGTGGCTGCGTTAGCTTTTTACTGTCTGGGGCCGATTCCTCCGTCTGATTCTGAAAGCAGTCGTCCCTGGCCTATAAAAGGAGGGGGAACATATCTGAGTGCAGTGCGGTGCATGCTGGGGAATTTTAGAGATGCATGAGCTGAATAGACTCATACAAGTAATATGCGTCTTTAATTTTCACAAAAGAGCTAAATGACGTTCAGTTAGCATCATTTAGAAACATAGAACCATTGAATTATATCTCATATTTATTCTCTGAAATAAACGGGAATCAAATATAATTTGTAATTACAGTAATCTAgtattgaattaaaaataatcacagaatatttacagaaaataaGAATGCATCGTAGTTCTACTAGATTTATTGCATGAGGTTAAAAGCATGTCAATAATTCcttgttgttttaaatgcaaatgtaaatgtaaatgtactcTATGTAATGATATTGCTACTATGTTAGCATTGCACAGGATAAAGACTAAAGACCACATTTACATTTGTGATTATCTCTTATGCATAAAGTGATCAGCTTGAAACACCTGTTTAGACAGGAATGCGTGACTTTATCTAATAAAATGAAGACAGGAATTACTATTAATGTCTGGATGCTTCACATCACCTTGAGATGATCTATCTATAGCCTAAtgcatgaaatatatattcaaataGTTAAGCGTGGGTTGTATCTGTCCTATGCCTTTGTTCAACAGCTAacaatcacatttcattttgaaattgaCTGCCAGCTATCAAAGTTCATACAACGTGTTATCCTCATTTCCTTCTACGCTGCGGCCACAGGAGAGCGAGGCGAGGTGGGCTCCAGAGTAAACAATATATCTGGCtctctgttcccccccccccccccaaaattaTAGTATCAATTTAGAGAGCTGTTAACATGATTTAGGGGGGCTTGtccaggggacaccctggacaagccgccagttcatcgcagggcaacacagagacatacaaccagccacacacacagtcacacctacggacaatttagcatcatgtttctggtggtgggaggaagccggagaacccggagagaacccacgcagacacggggagaacatgcaaactcctcacagaatgggcacatgacgaacccgcgaccatctcgctgtgaggcaacagtgcttaccactacgccaccgagccgcctccTGATAAACACTTGTCAGAAATCCTGATTGACTCTGTTCACATCCCCGACACGCCTCAAATCCTCTTGGTTTTACAGAGTATGAGATACTCAGTGTGAGCCCCCTTGATAGCTGCCTGCTCATAGTTGCTTGGATTTTAAAGAAGCAAGTCTGTGACTATAAGGCACTAAAGTCCTTTGCAAAATAATCTGACTGGGTCAGTAGCTCCTGAGCGAGGGACTCAGCTTCAAACGTTCCAGTGAAGACCATTGATGTAAGACCATGCTTTCACTGGGAGGGTGCAGTTGGGAATGAAAAGCTCAGTGACTGTGGACATCCTGTCCACTGCAGTGTTGAATTTAACAATGGGACAATGCAAtatgtttatgatttatttcTTGCCTAACGTTAAATCCTCACAGCACCAGCTGATAACTCAAAATCATTTGTTTTACCTCACTGACAATCCAAAACCCAAAGACATTAAAGTTAACAGgtcaaagtaaaagaaaagcTGATAATGCCTTATATTTGAAAGGCTGGTATGTAAGTGTATTTTATTACATAAatagatattaaaaataaaatgatgaaacaGCTCTTAAATGTTATAATAGTGTTTCCAGGCTCTGTTTCATCAAGAACTAGTAATAACTGTTTGTAATATATCagtgttttttaaaaattatcatctgatttttcttttcgtAAGAAACAGGAAAAAGTGAGAAATTACTAACATGTTCTCTAATTGAATGAGCTGATGGATTCAGTTTTTGCCTTGATTGGTTTCACTTGTCGCTTGTTGCCTCTCTGTTACCCTCCCTGGGGTATTCAGTTCTGTTCTCCCTTCTCGGTTAGTTTAATATCCTTGTGTTGAGCTTTGGAGTCTGACCTTGGTagtgttttctctctctggtGGATTACTGGATTGATTTTTACCAAACTGGACCCTCATCTGaagaagtttttttatttttttgctttgagcTTGAGTGGCGTCTATAAAAATATCTGCTATTTACAACCTGTGATGTACCATATACTTAATTTTGAAATATTGATTTAATGCACGTATCAAAGCTTGCAGGGTTTGTCACTTAATTAAAAGTttatgtgataaaaaaaatagacagtAAATCATCACAACTGCATAATTTCCGGGTCTGGGAATGAAGATCAATTGTATTATtggttgtgttttcatttatgaTGTGCTTCTTGAGACTCTCTCCGTGTGTCCcagtaaataaaagcattttaacatAATCCTTTGTTCAATCTTCACATGCCTGAAGTGAGCCCAAAGACTTTCCTTGTTTACAGTTGACCTATCTAACTTCCAGTGCATCTGCAATTCACCTGGACTTTCCTACTTTGTTTTATTCACTGATAGACCAGACACGAGAGAACAAATCCAATGAGGAAGAGTGCAACAAATTACAACTGTTTAAGTTGAGTTGGATACAAGTTAAtaactaaatgtaaatgtatcatCTAGAAATTGTTTCAGTAAATTTTCCAATTAATGGATGTAATAAAGGcacttaaagaaaaaatatgttgtttgatGTCTGTAAAAGGATCCCAGCATCAGTGAACAGGTCATATGTAAAATATTACAGATGAATTAATTCGAAGGCTCACCTTTTCAGTTTGGCACGCTTTAACTCCAGcagcctctctgtctctttctcccaTGTTTGCAGGTGATTTGGTGGCTCTGACAATTCTCTGAAGTTTAGACAGATCctacagaaagaaagagagatttTAAATTTCGGTACACTTCATACactgcggggccacacagagacaaaaaacaatTCACGCAAACACTACGGAAAATTTAGAGTAACtgaaattgcatatttttggaggaAGGAAACTGCAGAACCCAGAGAAAATCTATGCAGaaggattcgaacccggaacctAACCACCATGCAATGCCGCCTTTGTGAAAAACCATCTCCGGGATAATCAATGTGACTTTGACCAAGTTGCAGTTCATCATAATCAACTTGGGTTGGGTCACTTTCAATGACATGTACTGGTAGTTCTTTAGATAATTTTTATCAAGCATAAATGCAGGTTTAAAATAAGTGgataccccccctccccccccaaaaaaaacaattaaaaaatatcaaTGGAGATTCTTCGCCTTCAAGTTTCTGCAATCAGCCTTCTCCAaacttgtgtgtatgtgttgtaTGATGTTTTCATTAACAGGCCTGAGTACAGCAGCTGCCTTCTGATTGACCCTTTTGCAGAGACAACATTGATTATTTGAAGGCAGCTCAAATTCTCACTCACAATGAGGTCCAAACTTTTAACAAATCCAGGTCATTCAAAAGTCATCTACTTGAATTGGGAACAATCTATTGTTGGTAATTACAATGCTGATCTACTGGTTCGTGTCTGAGCATCGTTTAACTGTTTAATTAACAGATTACAGTGGCAGAAATTGaaacaattgtgtgtgtgatacagaACTCATATAGTAGATACTCCTACGAAAGTGAGTCTGCTGCACAAGACTATTTCACAGTTTCTTCTGTAAGTGGGTCAAAAGTGgtctctggagagcagaaagatGGTATTCAAGATGAACACAAGCATTCTTAACCTGTCACGATCAAACTCTATTCTTACACTGTCAGCTGAAACAACCTCATTTTTTTAGGCATGTTCAGTACAGCTGGCTTTTGTCATGGAAGTGGCCCCTTCTGGGCATACTTTTCATGCATTATTTCTTAACTCCTGACAGTATTTCTCTAAAATACACAACAGAAAAGACAAAGGAAGACATTGGTCTCTATGAGGCCAGTTATAGTACAAACTATACGAGAAGTTTGAAGTTCTGGCATTTGTTATTTTCAGGGAATATTTCTTTGTGCATTACATTTATATAAGAATATGATATAATCAATAAGAAgaactttttttaaaatgcattttaccccctccaaggaggttatgtttttggcaGCGTTTATCTGTGTTGGCAGCATCACTCAAAAAGgtatggatggatcttgatgaaattttcagaaaatattgggaatgttaccaggatcagatgattaaatgttggtgatgatccagaaggcATCGcagattatggatcacttttacattttctgtaacattgaagtcaatggagtttcaaaatttgttcctcaatatctcagttgattattaaccaatgcctatggaatttgacagtcatgtagggtggggacatTTATCTCACCACATTCCATCCAGATTGGATACGGATTTTGGATATTATTGAGATCTTTCAAAAAGTGGGAGTACACGCGttttggcctactgtgcatCAACAGATTTGTTATATCTTCAATACATGAAGggacagatccagttgaaaacTGGGTTAATTTTCACAAAaaaacgattttgtttttggacacgaTAATCTCTCATATTaccctccacaaaggaggttctgtttttcctgacctttaccaagacactgtggaattagtagaaggcaaacagatttgttgtatcatcaaaagctatggatctagatccagaagaatctgccattactgaaagtgtgcttttttctttataacttctaaactaataattatatCAATGTGAATACAATggctaaaggtttgtttgcaTGGTtaatgaatctaaaaatatagatcaaataaatgtagggccattatttttggtgtaaatcacaatacagggagactgaggtgcttggcggaggtctgcgctctccaagtcCTTTTCTCGTTCTCAAACCTAACTTTTTTATCTTTAACTGAGAATTAGATAAAGTAAAATATGGAATGTCTATTAAGTGGAAGTTCCTTCAGTGGACATTAGAGTGTGACTTCTCATATTTGAATGCAATTCTATCATCCAAATTTATCATACCATACCTTCCTACTTCAACCACCTACTATCACCTCTTTGCATGGGAGAGATGAATATCCTGTTGATTTCGGTATAAAAGGAAACAATCACAAAGTAAATAGGAGGTGCTGAGAGCAGAGACATGGAAATTTCTCCACCGGCACAGCACTCTGATCTTCTGAGACTTCATCTCCCGTTGCTCTGATAACAATTGCATACTATCGGACTGTATGAGAGTATTGGCTCTCTACCCGAGACTCTTAAATATGAAGCAACTTGCACTCCAATCGTGCTGATCTCTGCATCCTCACACTAATGAATCTTTCACCAGCAGCTTTGTGTGTGCACGGGAGGGGGACGTTTTCCAGAGCTTAAGGCCATTATGTTAACTCTAACTATGAGCATGACGCTCAGAGCGTTGTCAAAATGGTCTGCACTTAGCCCCTTTTGTATTGGAAAAAAAGGCAGGTTTTACTCTAAGTGTGGTCAATAAACTGTAATGTATGTCTTATCAAGCAGTGAGTGTATGAAGGCTGCCTCTACATGTTAAAGGCCTCAAAgcgctttgttttgttttcctcctgacTGGTGGCGGTGTCATCTAACCTGCTGTGTGGAAAATAATTGCCTTATGATTACCAACAATAATTAGCATATGATTAGCCATGCATTTATGAGAAATATTAGCATGTGTAACAAAATGCATTCAGCAACAGTTCACTTATACAAATATGTCAGGTTGAAAACTGCGCAACATGAAAGTCTTCCCTGCTGTCGGTGGGTATAATGAGGAACACCTTGTTGTGATGAACGAACAAAGTTCCCgacgtttgtgtttctgccccTGAATTTTCAACTTCTCCTCCaccattgtgttgttgttttttttgctacatAATTAGAAATAAATTTGACAgtgatttgaatgaaatttgACCCCCCCTCACCTTGCACAGAAAAAGTTTGGCATCGGGAGCACCTCGGTAATCTTTACAGTGAAGGCATGCTCTGATTTATCAGACAGCCTGTCAAAGCGTAACGCAGCTACAGGAGATAATGAAGCCAGCAATGGCTCACAGGTGGAGGGCTGCTATTTGTATGCTAATGAGGTGGGAAGTATAAACTTCATTAGCATAGAAAAATCTACCCACATCTATGTCGGGTTTCCGTTGCTTGTCTTTTGTCTGCTTTTCCCACATGCTTGGATTTATTTGGCTCTGAGTAATGAAGGGAAGATGACAGGAAAATACATGCTTGTCATAATGGGATCAGCTTGATTCTCTGCTTACAACAACGATAGTTTAAATTCAGACAAAGCGTCAATTATTGGATACTTAGTATGACTATGGCATGGAGGGTTATAGTGGAGCATgataagaaataaacaaaacaaaaataaaaatatcatcagCATGTCAAATCTTGTAGGCACTCATGAAAGAAGCACAAAGTAAATTGTGACAGCTTTGAGGAGAGAAAAGCCTCTTAAAGGCAGAATTGCTCACCAGGATCAGGGCAGATAAGCCACTGCAGTGCTGTGGCTGACTCAATGATTTAAAAGTGACTGCAGTGACTGCTTTTTAGAAATCAGAATGAACACAAGCTCTGACTGCGGCTGACTCTTTGACAGAGGGAAACATAATGGTGGGTGCTTTGAAGTATGTTTTCATGAAACAAAAGtgcttgtatatatttttattattattattattggtgcaTAGAGTCACATTGAAATGTCACTTTGAATCAGTCAGTATTGACAAGAACAACAAGTCATATTGGCAGCGTAAGCACAATACCTACCCTGAAGGCATAACCATTTTAATTCCAATGAGTCCTCTGGACAGTAATCGTTTCTTTGGCCTAAAGGGGATTAAATACTGAGCCCTTACTTGAGTCGACTTTAACATTGACTATGATAGGTTCCAAACAAAGACTTTGTCACACTGAGTTTGCAATTTCATGCTAGTTTTCAGTTTAAAATTTTAAGTCCAGTATACCAAATTATCCGTATTGCCCAAATTGAATAGGGCTTTACTTCCAAAGCAACcacacaaaataattttgaaaaGAGGGGCATACATGATTTAGATTGTTGCTTTAGACAGATTATTATTCTGGACAACCTCTGAAAtccttctttattttctttgtgcccAACTATTATATCTATTTCTAATTATTTCTGGGTTGGGTTTCTCTGGTGAGCTGTGGCCTTTTTATACAGAGGTAATAATCAGTCGGAACATATTACATGATGTTACCAAGCTGGGAATAGgtgtgaaattaattttatttttaaacaatttatagagagtgaaagaaaaaagaaaaacagcaatcTGTGTTGTCTCATCTGGGAATACAAAAAGAAAGTTCTACAATAAAAGAGGTTAATTCAATAAACCTTCCATTTTTCCTTTCTtaaacatctttattttaatcCTAATGCATTGCCAAATTGTATTTTTCAGAACCTCTAATTTCCATTACTGATATTTGGGCATGTCAGAGCAGGAAAGTCATAGGTATAATTAATAAGAATGATAAGTTCTGCACCGGATTAAACTTTTGACTGTTCCAGGGCACCAGAATTTTGCATGTTGACTCTCTAATGTGTTGCTAATAAATGATTAAGTCATTTGCTAAATCCATTAATTACGCGGGTGATTTTGCTGCTAAGACGCGTTAGACATGTCTGCTGTTTAAAAAAGCCAATCAGTCAAGCTTCAGGTGAAATCAAAGGCTCCAGGAATTTATTACACACTCAGTCTGCATTGTTTATTTTAGGCCACAATAAAAGAAGAGGCATTGGGAAAAATCTTTCAAAGATGTAATCAGAATGATTTCCAAAATGACATGTATCCACGAAATGTGTTGCTGTCAATATGCTGATTACAGCCACAGTAAATGCTCACTAATGACATTATTACATAGTCAAAAACAACTCTTGTTAGGCGAAGCAGTGACATTTAACACAGTTCGACAATTATGATGAAATtgcaataacttaaaaaaaagaaaagaaaattctcCAAAACTTTACAGTGGCCATTTCGTTTATGAGTCATTATATAATTTATATcctaacaaaaataataataattgcaagCTAATTTGTTTGTTGAGTATAAATATTATTCTGTCTTAGATTTGATACTGCAATGTTAAGATAAAGAAAACAACGCCTTAACAATCATGAAATTACTAAAGATAAATATGACCTCTGCAGTATGCCTAaggtttaatgcagcctcagtgGTAGCACtggtagtgtctcccttgagctggtcccaagcccggataaatgaaGAGGGAtgtggcaggaatggcatctggcGTAAATATTGCCAGAATTAAgctagaaggttgatttactatggcgacccctgacgggtcaagaaagaagaagaggaagaggaggaggaggaagaagaagaagaagaacaatatGCCTAAggttttgttttataaatgtgttttttttctcagccaTTTGTAAAACAGAATAGAGATTTTAGACTATTTTCAAAGTGACTATTTTTCATGATTAAAAACACTACATAATTACATAAATGTTAGACATAAATGCTTTGTTTGACTACTTTGTGAAACACATGCTGAGCTCAGACAGTAATATATACAGTTAGTCCAGGAACAGCTGGGCCTCATATGCAGCAGATATATGGAAGATTGGGCATGTCAGATTGATTCATTTAGATATGCAGAAAAAAAGGTTGGATATTTACAACAACAAAGGCCTTTCTTTagataaatatgaaaataaatcagtgcTGAGTAGAATAGTCAATTACCTTAGCATGTGGCTGCTGAAAGGTGACTCTGGAGCTGTTGATGAGTGATGGATATCTGTACAAGTGGGAAGGGGAGGTGGGAAATCTGTGACTGATGCTGGGTTGGTTATGCAGGACTGCTGAGAAGCAGATGTGAACTGTGTCCTTCAGCGCCTTAATCTGAGAGTCCTGTCCCAAAATAAAAGTTACACATGTAAAAGATATTTGAGTCACAATATCATTCTTCCGTCTATCCAtccagaaaaacaagaaaactggAAGTTAGAATTCACtctaaaatcaaatattttgaGACATATGTTCCCCCTGGGAACTAAATGGCAATTTCCTtgtagaaagaaagaagaagaaaaatcacaaTGGCAAATCAAATTACTGAAGATAATCTTTGCTGTGAGTAGTTTCATGCAGGGACTATTTTCTTTCCCTGTCACTGCCCAAATGGAAACATCCATCTACTCAATGGTGAGAAGCCAGCTAATAAATAACCATGTCaatattaaagttttatttcctgtatgTAGCTCTACTATTTTGGCATCAACTCTGATGAGGTTCCAAAAACCCTGAGTAGGTAGCAAAATGTCAATATGACATTTGACATCGGAAACTGTAGACCATTGACCATAATAAATAGTTATTATGTCGtagaaaataactgaaaaatGCTGGCTTCAAGATCCGGGTCAAACAGAGGGAGACCCACTCAGTGGAAGTATGGCTTAAAGCCCCCGCATCTGTGTGAGGATGTATAAACTGTTCACAACAACACCTCTCGATTGTTTCAGTAAATTAATCACTTCTGGAAAgagataatattttttattgtttttttttaaatttgcacAATGATCACCACAAGTCATGTACTACGGAGCCCCTTTAAAGGACGTTACTAAGAACTCACCAGAGTAAAGCAAAAGTGGAAAAGTGATAAAGGATAATTTATGTCAAATCAATAGCAATGGACAGATTTTGTGATGGCTTCTGATGACAAATCTCCTGAGCTGAGCACAAGAGTTACCTCTTGTCCGAATCAGTGGTTTTTTCTTCCCATGCATTTAAACTCATATAACTTGCCTCCAGTGACAGTGTGTCAATAAACCCACATAAAAATAACATACCTCATGAATGAAAGCTGCTGCATATGCTTACCCTGCCACAGCTGAACATATTGAAAATGCATCCACCATAAAGAGAAAATTGCCATGAAGGTATTTATGGTTTATTCTACTTTAATACAAAACCTGCATCCTCTAAAGGCACTCTTTAATACAGGCATTTATGTGGATTAATATTCAAACTTGTACTTTATTCACTGAATAATTTAGATGGCATTACTCTATTCACAGCACTGCAGGGTTAATTGGATGAGACAAACACATCACAGCTTCAACAgcagatataaataaaatgcattcaccTTGTCCAGTGCAGTCTTCTCTAGTTCTTCTTTAGCTATAGTTAACTTGTGCTCCAGGTCCATCAGCTGTTGCCcctgcaggatgacatcacatctgCATCATTTTTTCACCTGCATCATACACACAAAGCATTTTCCATCTTCATCTCATACCCGCAATCAGCAATATCATGAACAACTATCAatagaacaaagaataaagactCCTCGTTATCATTTTGACGATCTTCATTTTGTTACGACTTTTAAAATGACTATTGTGacacctcacacacattcatgcacattGATTGAGCACTAAAGCTCACATACGCATTTGGAACTCAATGAATCCTTTGTGTcttcaaagagaagaaagccAGGGCCTCATAAGCCTTCATAATCATAGATGCATTACATTTAGTGATAAAATGCTTTGGTGAATAATATGCTCTATTTCATGAAATGTAGACAAGAGCAGAATCTGGAGGGCATGAGTAAAAGAATAAGCAAAAGTTCATTCAAAGCCACatggaaaaagaaatacatgaaAAATCAAATCTGTCTCGAAGAGAGAAGAGAGTTTTAATCTTGAAATTTATGAGAGAAGACCCTGAAACACTGCTGGATTTTCATCCCTTAGCTGCTCAACACGagcaaagatatatatatatatttttctcttgaATGAACCAGTGTGACTTCATATGGAGGTTCAACAGAAGTCCCTCTGAGGagtattttattattgatgGGCCTAAATTCATctggaagggaaaaaaacaacttgcaTTAGAATAATTTGCATTCATCCTGTGGAAAGCTGGCCTTGATGAAGAACTTTTTCTCAGTGCCTTTTACTAGCCTCTCAAAATGATAAACTGCTTGGCTCACATTTTAAAACACCCAAGGTCGGCTAACCccacaaacagcatcaacaATCACCGGAATAAAGAGACAAGGGTGATGAGGCTGATTAATGACTTTCACGGGCCTCAGAGACTTATGCAGTACCTGAGTGAGTTTTGTGACACTGTGGGGACACTTTGTATTTGAGCCAATTTCATCTCCTTTTCATCTTGGTTTCTGCAGAGAAAACTGTAATTTCTGTCACTTCTTCTGCCTTCTAATTGGGGTGCCTGAATGTTTGAGATCCTTTTTTCCTGATAGACGAGTGAAACTCAAGGACGAGGCAACAGTCACTGCTGTGGGTCTTCACATAAGCTAAATTAATTGATCTGTCTCTagggtctgttttttttttttttacatcaattaAAGTAAGTTACAATTACAATActtacaatataaaatattaatagtaCAGTATTAAAGTCTAAGGAACAGTTATTTAATCTTAAATACAACACCATTGTGCAAATTGTTTTTAGCAAATTACATAAACTGCAAAAAAGTCACTGAAGTATCTATTTTGAAATTggataataaaagaaaaaacagattgattcaaatgcatttcattgGATGATTGCACTGGAATTATTGGCAGCATATGTTGTAATATGAGGTTGTAGTTAgccaaataaattaatttagttTGCTTCAGAGCATCAATGTGAAAAATTGCCAAACCAAATGTTCCAAATGTTTGTGCATTGGatccagaaaataaaaaatcaaaacaGGGCCGAGTGCTGATTTTAAGAAAGTCTGTGTCTGAATAATAATGAGTCTAAACCGTGAGAAGAACGCTGCTCTTACTTTGTGTACAAGTGGATTTAAAGAGTGTGGAGCTTTCCAGTAGAGAAGAACCATTACGTCAATTACATAGAACATCCTCAAGTACGCAGTCCTCGGAGGCCGCTGACCCAGAGGATTTAAGGATGAATGTCTCCAAGTATAGCTCTATACTTCAGCGCTGAGTCCATTACAGAGGTGTGAGGTCAGTGAGGCATCAGTCACTAGACGAGGTACAGATCCGCATCAAGCCA contains:
- the LOC137912611 gene encoding leucine zipper protein 2-like yields the protein NKSLKNKLLSGHKLCDAYAEESKKIQAQLKELRYGKKDLIFKGQQLMDLEHKLTIAKEELEKTALDKDSQIKALKDTVHICFSAVLHNQPSISHRFPTSPSHLYRYPSLINSSRVTFQQPHAKDLSKLQRIVRATKSPANMGERDREAAGVKACQTEKARDDCFQNQTEESAPDSKKLTQPQQQRSQAQTGEFNTKPSDDKEEAEGGNSEKTKAHGYN